The sequence TTTATTTTTTAATTTAATAAAATTATTATAATAGTTTTATATATATTAGTATCAACTAATTTGCCTTGATAATATAAAATATTATAATTATGTATTTACAGTAGTTTGTTTTGTGAAGTTAATAGTAGTGATACGGAATAATTTATTTTAAGGTCTGATATAAATAATGTATAATATTTTAGGAAAATTTTTATATAGTTTTATTTGAAAGGGATTTTTATAAATAGAATTATACAATTTTGCTCGTGGAAGAACAAAGGTGCTTATTTGTTACAATAACTGGTTTACCAAATGCTGGAAAATCTACTTTGATCAATAGTATTGTAGGTGAAAAGATTGCGATTGTTACTTCTAAAATGCATACAACTAGGACAAAAATAAATGGTATTATAGTACGTGGTAATACACAAATTGTTTTTCTTGATTCTCCCGGTATATTACCTTCTACAAAAACAAAACTAGAAAAAATTTTAGTTAAATCTGCATGGTCAGCAATTAATAGTGGTGATATTACTTTATTGCTAATTGATGTTAGTAATTATTTAATAAATATAGAGAAAATTAAAATCTTGTTTACAAGATTGCGATACATAAGGCAAAAATGCATTTTAGTTATTAACAAAATTGATCTTATAGGGAAAATTGAATTAAAAATCGCGTATAAGCATTTAGATATTATTTATAAGTTTAAAAAGATTTTTGCGATATCAGCACTAAGAAATGATGGACTTTCTGATTTAATAAATTACTTATGTAGGGTTGCTCCGGTAAATTCTTGGTTTTTTGACAAAGATCAAATAACTGATTCTTCGAAGAATTTTTTATCATCTGAGATTACTAGGGAAAAATTATTTTTTAATTTACGTGAAGAATTACCATATTCTATAACTGTTGCGACTGAGAGAATTCAAAAGGATAAAGATGGGAGTTTAATTATAAAACAGATTATCTTTGTTCTAAGGGAAAATCATAAAAAAATAGTGTTGGGAAAAGATGGCAATAATATTAAAAAGGTTGGTATTGATGCACGTGTAGAATTAGGAAAGTTATTTAAATGTAAA comes from Wolbachia endosymbiont of Menacanthus eurysternus and encodes:
- the era gene encoding GTPase Era is translated as MEEQRCLFVTITGLPNAGKSTLINSIVGEKIAIVTSKMHTTRTKINGIIVRGNTQIVFLDSPGILPSTKTKLEKILVKSAWSAINSGDITLLLIDVSNYLINIEKIKILFTRLRYIRQKCILVINKIDLIGKIELKIAYKHLDIIYKFKKIFAISALRNDGLSDLINYLCRVAPVNSWFFDKDQITDSSKNFLSSEITREKLFFNLREELPYSITVATERIQKDKDGSLIIKQIIFVLRENHKKIVLGKDGNNIKKVGIDARVELGKLFKCKVHLFLFVKVRNWVDYPERYIGNV